Proteins encoded within one genomic window of Gemmatimonadota bacterium:
- a CDS encoding PadR family transcriptional regulator, whose protein sequence is MPRPALSVLPGTVTSLALSALEQGGRMHGFEVLSWLETQTDGQLLVEEGALYPALHRLEKRGLIRGDWGISEKGRRAKYYTLTAAGRKELARERVQWARYAALMDKVMAPEAGS, encoded by the coding sequence ATGCCCCGTCCCGCCCTGTCGGTCCTTCCCGGAACCGTGACGTCCCTGGCGCTGAGCGCTCTCGAACAGGGTGGGCGCATGCACGGGTTCGAGGTGCTGTCCTGGCTGGAGACACAGACCGACGGCCAGCTCCTGGTCGAGGAGGGGGCACTCTATCCTGCGCTGCACCGGCTGGAGAAGCGCGGACTGATCCGGGGGGATTGGGGGATCTCCGAGAAGGGGCGCCGGGCCAAGTACTACACCCTCACGGCGGCCGGGCGGAAAGAGCTGGCGCGAGAGCGCGTGCAGTGGGCGCGCTACGCCGCCCTGATGGACAAGGTGATGGCTCCGGAGGCGGGATCATGA
- a CDS encoding ABC transporter permease, giving the protein MTPPPQPPDRDFDDEIAHHIRERADALIRSGWDPPEAEAEARRRFGDPAGVRAALEAIRRGRGGPLGAWGRGFLRDLRLAARSLARAPTFAGAVVLSLALGIGAAASAFAVLDALLLRPLAYRHAERWVYLNATTPSGAATQGQHAAQARYWLTEGKDVFDGLVGWGSDQVVRLDGLEPEALSVVTVTPGTERELGIPVVAGRGFTEQDAVPGAPDVVLLTEAYWRRTGADSSLIGRTIRLETGPAAVVGVVGSGLRFPSYGDERQMWAVLRSDLSYLDRSARGVQALWGLLPEGVPLAVQQSRLDARTAALEEQQPLPNPWGVRLRPIDALNAGAETRQALWVLFGTTLALLVMGLVSAVNLVLVRATTRTRELAVRTALGGTRGALFRLLLAEGLLLGLASGALAVLVARVRLLAVDPGFETERIAEARLMLSPTRYETDAARADLLRRLEDALEARPEIGGVTVVSSSGFAFGDPLEAEGRRVREDQPELVPFAAVQEDFLNVLGIAPVSGRGFVTADAGTDHAVVDADLARFLWGQGDPVGRRFRLGAEGAWWTVVGVVPELRLMGRDQRSGPYQYLLPADPAKTGGYAEFRMRTAGDPARLPPLFRETLRELDPEQWIWSVRTAEEALAEEEGIPRFLVAIMTTLASLATLLAALGVYGVLAVAVERRRRELGIRIALGAGLRRLRRSVLLDGVKLAGLGAMVGGAVAMAGAGYVGALLYELEPRDPRALATAAAVILAVAAVAAWVPAVRATRVDPAEVLRAE; this is encoded by the coding sequence ATGACGCCGCCTCCTCAGCCTCCGGACCGCGACTTCGACGACGAGATCGCGCACCACATCCGGGAGCGCGCCGACGCGCTGATCCGGAGCGGCTGGGATCCGCCGGAGGCGGAAGCGGAAGCGCGCCGCCGATTCGGAGATCCGGCCGGGGTTCGCGCGGCGCTCGAGGCCATCCGCCGCGGACGCGGCGGTCCGCTTGGCGCCTGGGGTCGGGGCTTCCTGCGGGACCTGCGCCTCGCCGCTCGGTCCCTCGCGCGCGCGCCCACCTTCGCCGGGGCCGTGGTGCTCAGCCTGGCGCTCGGGATCGGGGCCGCGGCGTCCGCGTTCGCGGTGCTGGACGCGCTGTTGCTGCGCCCGCTCGCGTACCGCCACGCGGAGCGCTGGGTCTATTTGAATGCGACCACGCCGAGCGGCGCCGCCACACAGGGGCAACACGCTGCACAGGCGCGCTATTGGCTAACCGAGGGCAAAGACGTCTTCGACGGGCTGGTCGGGTGGGGTTCCGACCAGGTCGTCCGCCTGGATGGCCTGGAGCCGGAGGCGCTCTCGGTCGTCACCGTGACGCCGGGGACCGAGCGCGAGCTGGGCATCCCCGTGGTGGCGGGGCGCGGATTCACCGAGCAGGATGCGGTGCCCGGCGCGCCGGACGTGGTGCTGCTCACGGAGGCGTATTGGCGTCGCACGGGAGCCGACTCCTCGCTCATCGGTCGCACCATCCGGCTGGAGACGGGCCCGGCGGCGGTGGTCGGCGTGGTCGGGAGCGGGCTGCGGTTCCCGAGCTACGGGGACGAGCGGCAGATGTGGGCGGTCCTGCGCTCCGATCTTTCCTACCTCGATCGGTCCGCACGCGGAGTCCAGGCCCTGTGGGGCCTGCTTCCCGAAGGCGTCCCACTGGCGGTGCAGCAGTCGCGTCTGGACGCACGCACCGCGGCGTTGGAGGAGCAGCAGCCGCTTCCCAACCCCTGGGGCGTGCGACTCCGCCCCATCGATGCGTTGAATGCGGGGGCCGAAACGCGCCAGGCCCTGTGGGTCCTCTTCGGGACCACGCTCGCGCTTCTGGTCATGGGCCTGGTGAGTGCCGTCAACCTCGTTCTCGTACGTGCCACCACGCGCACCCGAGAGCTGGCTGTGCGTACGGCCCTGGGAGGGACGCGCGGCGCGCTGTTCCGGCTGCTCTTGGCGGAAGGACTCCTTCTGGGCCTGGCGTCCGGCGCGCTGGCTGTTCTGGTGGCGCGCGTGCGGCTCCTCGCGGTGGATCCAGGGTTCGAGACGGAGCGGATTGCCGAGGCTCGTCTGATGCTTTCGCCGACGCGCTACGAGACGGACGCCGCGCGCGCGGATCTCCTCCGTCGGCTGGAAGACGCGCTGGAGGCCCGGCCGGAGATCGGCGGCGTGACAGTCGTGTCATCCAGCGGCTTCGCGTTCGGGGACCCCTTGGAAGCGGAGGGACGGCGCGTCCGGGAAGACCAGCCCGAGCTCGTCCCATTTGCAGCCGTCCAGGAGGACTTCCTCAACGTACTGGGTATCGCGCCCGTGAGCGGCCGTGGATTCGTGACAGCGGATGCCGGCACGGACCACGCCGTCGTCGACGCTGACTTGGCCCGCTTCCTCTGGGGTCAGGGTGATCCCGTGGGGCGCCGGTTTCGCCTCGGTGCGGAAGGCGCGTGGTGGACGGTGGTCGGCGTCGTGCCGGAGCTGCGTCTCATGGGACGGGATCAGCGCTCCGGCCCGTATCAATACCTCCTGCCCGCGGATCCGGCGAAGACGGGCGGATATGCCGAGTTCCGCATGCGCACTGCGGGCGATCCCGCACGCCTGCCGCCCCTTTTCCGTGAGACGCTACGTGAGTTGGATCCGGAGCAGTGGATCTGGTCGGTGCGCACGGCGGAGGAGGCGTTGGCGGAGGAGGAGGGCATTCCTCGCTTCCTCGTGGCCATCATGACGACCCTCGCCAGTCTGGCGACACTCCTGGCAGCGCTGGGTGTGTACGGCGTCCTCGCCGTCGCTGTGGAGCGCAGACGTCGCGAGCTCGGCATCCGCATCGCGCTGGGCGCGGGGCTGCGGCGACTCCGGCGCTCGGTGCTCTTGGACGGCGTGAAGCTGGCGGGCCTGGGAGCGATGGTGGGTGGAGCGGTCGCGATGGCGGGTGCGGGCTACGTGGGCGCGTTGCTCTACGAGCTCGAGCCGCGCGACCCGCGGGCGCTCGCGACCGCCGCTGCCGTGATCCTGGCCGTGGCGGCGGTGGCCGCCTGGGTCCCGGCGGTTCGCGCCACCCGCGTCGATCCTGCGGAGGTGTTGCGGGCCGAATAG
- a CDS encoding ankyrin repeat domain-containing protein, giving the protein MVRRTGPRGRRVPAILVLGLALLAAGPPEAPVADAAMRGDRAAVLDLIARGADVNTAQGDGMTALHWAADRGDAELADVLLGAGAAAAPVTRIGQYTPLHIASARGHTTVVEALLRGGAPLEVRTQPGGATPLHLAAGAGDPALLQALLDAGADPNAREAEWEQTPLIFAAARNRAAAIRTLIAAGADPNATSRVLDVVKTYEVNKAAAERKGEILKALQGEDAERPPTPAQLRAAILAEREVQRTGEVPGAEDAEKERENDFGFPQRIDSKGGMTPLLHAARQGHLEAVEALLEGGADIDAQGAGDGTTALLMAAINGQFDVALLLLERGADPNLASTLNGATPLFAAINAEWQPRTRYPQPQEFALQSATYLDVMEALLKAGADPDARLTRHPWYMEYTGCGNRNCGLVDADGATAFWRAAYATDVRAMRLLVEHGADPDIPTKAPPQRERLTPDEFLARQHRNELTNEFDELDDEGKLKLLVSVRDDLPDSVQALYPEDAMAERLADVRTELLEHAERADSAKANAPDASGLPPVEPGGPGVYPINAASGAGYGEGFAGNAHRHVPDGWMAAVRYLVEELGADVNLRDHGGYTALHNAASRGDNEMIQYLVDHGGDVTAVSRKGQTTADMANGPVQRVSPFPETVELLERLGSKNNHNCLSC; this is encoded by the coding sequence ATGGTCAGACGCACAGGCCCGCGGGGACGGCGCGTCCCCGCCATCCTGGTCCTGGGGCTCGCATTGCTGGCGGCGGGCCCGCCGGAGGCCCCGGTGGCCGACGCCGCGATGCGCGGGGACCGCGCGGCGGTGCTGGACCTGATCGCCCGCGGTGCAGACGTGAACACGGCCCAGGGAGACGGCATGACCGCGCTCCACTGGGCAGCCGACCGCGGCGACGCGGAGCTGGCGGACGTTCTGCTGGGAGCCGGCGCCGCAGCCGCACCGGTGACCCGGATCGGGCAGTACACGCCGCTACACATCGCGTCGGCGCGCGGGCACACGACGGTGGTCGAAGCGCTCCTGCGCGGCGGCGCCCCCCTGGAGGTCCGTACACAGCCCGGCGGGGCCACGCCATTGCATCTCGCGGCCGGCGCGGGGGATCCCGCTCTGCTGCAGGCGCTGCTCGACGCGGGCGCCGATCCCAACGCCCGCGAGGCGGAGTGGGAGCAGACGCCGCTGATCTTCGCCGCGGCCCGCAACCGGGCGGCCGCCATCCGCACGCTGATCGCCGCGGGCGCCGACCCCAACGCGACCAGCCGCGTGCTGGATGTGGTCAAGACGTACGAGGTCAACAAGGCCGCGGCCGAGCGCAAGGGAGAGATCCTCAAAGCGCTGCAGGGTGAGGATGCCGAGCGCCCCCCCACGCCCGCTCAACTGCGCGCCGCCATCCTGGCGGAGCGTGAGGTGCAGCGCACGGGGGAGGTCCCGGGGGCGGAGGACGCGGAGAAGGAGCGCGAGAACGACTTCGGCTTCCCGCAACGTATCGACAGCAAGGGCGGCATGACGCCGCTCCTGCACGCCGCCCGGCAGGGCCATCTCGAGGCTGTCGAGGCGCTCCTGGAGGGCGGGGCGGACATCGACGCGCAAGGCGCGGGGGACGGCACGACCGCGCTCCTCATGGCCGCGATCAATGGTCAGTTCGACGTCGCCCTGCTGCTCCTGGAGCGCGGGGCCGACCCCAACCTGGCCTCGACGCTCAACGGGGCCACGCCCCTGTTCGCCGCGATCAATGCGGAGTGGCAGCCACGCACGCGGTACCCGCAGCCGCAGGAGTTCGCCCTCCAGTCCGCCACCTATCTGGACGTGATGGAGGCCCTGCTGAAGGCGGGCGCGGATCCGGACGCGCGGCTCACCCGGCACCCGTGGTACATGGAGTACACGGGGTGCGGGAACCGCAACTGCGGGCTGGTGGACGCGGACGGCGCCACGGCGTTCTGGCGGGCCGCGTACGCGACGGACGTGCGGGCCATGCGCCTGCTCGTCGAGCATGGCGCGGATCCGGACATCCCCACCAAGGCCCCACCGCAGCGCGAGCGCCTCACGCCGGACGAGTTCCTCGCCCGGCAGCATCGGAACGAGCTCACCAACGAGTTCGACGAGCTCGACGACGAGGGCAAGCTGAAGCTGTTGGTCAGCGTGCGTGACGACCTCCCGGATTCGGTGCAGGCCCTGTATCCCGAGGACGCGATGGCCGAGCGCCTGGCCGACGTCCGGACCGAGCTGCTGGAACATGCCGAGCGCGCGGATTCGGCGAAGGCCAACGCGCCCGACGCGTCCGGGCTGCCGCCGGTGGAGCCGGGCGGGCCGGGCGTGTATCCGATCAACGCGGCGTCCGGCGCCGGCTACGGCGAGGGCTTCGCCGGGAACGCGCATCGACATGTGCCCGACGGATGGATGGCGGCGGTACGCTACCTGGTCGAAGAGCTCGGCGCCGACGTGAACCTGCGCGACCACGGAGGCTACACGGCGCTGCACAACGCGGCCTCACGCGGCGACAACGAGATGATCCAGTACCTGGTCGATCACGGGGGCGACGTCACCGCCGTCAGCCGGAAAGGCCAGACCACGGCCGACATGGCCAACGGTCCCGTCCAGCGCGTCTCTCCGTTCCCCGAGACGGTGGAGCTGCTCGAACGGCTGGGCTCGAAGAACAACCACAACTGCCTGTCCTGCTGA
- a CDS encoding DUF1552 domain-containing protein, with the protein MHFITGKHMHRRTFIRGVGASVALPFLDAMSPAGRLRAWNRAAAAPTRLVCIEEVHGLAGCNDFGASRFLYAPATTGRDFEILDESALAPLRPFQDYLTIVSNTDVRMAEAFSPPEIGGDHFRSSAVFLTQSHPKQTQGSDIYAGTSLDQMYAHRFGQDTPLPSMQFCIENLDQAGGCTYNYSCAYTDSISWASPTEPLPMIRDPRVAFDMLFGAGGSAEDRALRRRDRKSILDWIAGQVAQVQRELGAEDRRRMDQYLTNVREIERRIEMTEAHNTSGEARDMPEAPAGVPDSFTEHMRLMFDLQVLALETDMTRVISFKTGRDSDNRVFPESGSDKPFHPASHHGNKEEAILEFNKICQYRVGQVPYFLEKLKNTTEEGVPLLDKTAVIWGSPMADANVHNHRRCPLMLLGKANGRLEGNLHLKAPDGTPMANAMLALMHELGMDDMETFGDSTGTFSLASPAETAET; encoded by the coding sequence ATGCACTTCATCACCGGGAAGCATATGCACCGGCGCACGTTCATCCGGGGTGTAGGGGCTTCGGTCGCGCTGCCTTTCCTGGACGCCATGAGCCCGGCCGGCCGGCTGCGGGCCTGGAATCGCGCCGCCGCGGCGCCCACCCGCCTCGTTTGCATCGAGGAGGTGCACGGGCTGGCGGGCTGCAACGACTTCGGCGCTTCGCGCTTCCTCTACGCACCCGCCACCACCGGCAGGGACTTCGAGATCCTGGACGAGAGCGCCCTGGCGCCCCTGCGCCCCTTCCAGGACTACCTGACCATCGTGAGCAACACGGACGTGCGGATGGCGGAGGCGTTCTCGCCGCCCGAGATCGGCGGAGACCACTTCCGCTCCAGCGCCGTGTTCCTGACGCAGTCGCACCCGAAGCAGACGCAGGGGTCGGACATCTACGCCGGCACCTCGCTGGACCAGATGTACGCGCATCGCTTCGGGCAGGACACGCCGCTGCCGTCCATGCAGTTCTGCATCGAGAACCTCGATCAGGCCGGCGGCTGCACGTACAACTACTCCTGCGCCTACACGGACTCCATCAGCTGGGCGTCGCCCACCGAGCCACTCCCCATGATCCGCGATCCGCGCGTCGCGTTCGACATGCTGTTCGGAGCCGGCGGCTCGGCCGAGGACCGCGCGCTCCGGCGCCGGGACCGCAAGAGCATCCTCGACTGGATCGCCGGCCAGGTGGCCCAGGTGCAGCGCGAGCTGGGCGCGGAGGATCGTCGACGGATGGACCAGTACCTGACGAACGTCCGCGAGATCGAGCGCCGGATCGAGATGACGGAGGCACACAACACCAGCGGTGAGGCGCGGGACATGCCTGAGGCCCCCGCCGGCGTGCCCGACTCCTTCACCGAGCACATGAGGCTCATGTTCGACCTGCAGGTGCTCGCGCTCGAGACCGACATGACGCGCGTGATCTCGTTCAAGACGGGTCGCGACTCCGACAACCGCGTCTTCCCGGAGAGCGGCTCCGACAAGCCGTTCCATCCCGCCTCCCACCACGGGAACAAGGAGGAGGCGATCCTGGAGTTCAACAAAATCTGCCAGTACCGCGTGGGTCAGGTCCCGTACTTCCTGGAGAAGCTCAAGAACACCACGGAGGAAGGGGTCCCGCTGCTGGACAAGACGGCGGTCATCTGGGGATCGCCAATGGCGGACGCCAACGTCCACAACCACCGGCGCTGCCCGTTGATGCTGCTCGGCAAGGCCAACGGCCGGCTCGAGGGCAACCTGCACTTGAAGGCGCCGGACGGAACGCCCATGGCCAACGCGATGCTCGCGCTGATGCACGAGCTCGGCATGGACGACATGGAGACCTTCGGGGACAGCACCGGCACCTTCTCGTTGGCGTCCCCGGCGGAAACGGCGGAGACCTGA
- a CDS encoding DUF1592 domain-containing protein, whose amino-acid sequence MKRSTTPFVALFLLSAVGGSGVLESALPTPLAAQTAAHEAGIHPGSAARYSQLHASGPRTAPELDVNEVVRGTCVRCHSERRMSGNLSLEGFDLGAPTEQAETAERMIRKLRAGMMPPPGTDRPAGDTMQVLVETLESTMDRVAAAQPNPGRRSFQRLNRPEYEQAIDDLLGLEVDASNWLPLDQMSSNFDNIADAQQLSPTLLESYLNAASEISRMALGDPGAPSATIVYKNSEYLSQHPWDHVEGAPYGTRGGLVAEHVFPVDGEYQFEITFASGDNARFEDVDVSVDGERVALVPFSQDVTAADGRGAPPVRTEPVLVRTGQHRVSAAFVRRFEGPYEDLIRPHDWSMAGGGSGGPGITTLPHIKSVGVVGPLARTGLSESQTRQRIFSCRPTPTLPEEACARQIVQRLATNAFRRPATDEDVDGLMGFYARGAELGGFEMGVRTALEAVLSSPFFVLRLERQPENVEAGAVYRLSDWDLASRLSFFLWGAPPDAELEAAAAAGRLSDPKELEQQARRMLEDPRADALGTRFAAQWLRLQDLSKVHPDPNFYPNFDENLADLMREETVTFFNHLVRDDRSFYDLFTADYTFVNERLAQHYGFAGVSGSDFQRVTYPGNMRRGVLGHGSVLVLTSLANRTSPVLRGKWVMEVLLGAPPPPPPPNVPTLEETEGTQEGRMLTTRERMELHRANPTCNSCHRMMDPIGLALDNFDVTGKARLRENGMPLDTRGDFYDGTPVSTARELADALLKRPLPLARSFTENLMAYALARRVEYFDQPRIREIVRQAEADDFQIRSFILGVVTSDAFRMKTAAPVATEMDGTESNAHNPQD is encoded by the coding sequence ATGAAGAGATCCACCACCCCGTTCGTTGCGCTTTTCCTGCTGTCCGCCGTGGGCGGTTCCGGCGTGCTGGAGAGTGCCCTCCCGACCCCCCTGGCCGCGCAGACCGCAGCGCACGAGGCGGGCATCCACCCGGGTTCCGCCGCCCGCTATTCGCAGCTCCACGCCAGCGGTCCGCGAACGGCGCCCGAACTCGACGTCAACGAGGTCGTTCGCGGCACCTGCGTGCGCTGCCACAGCGAGCGCAGGATGTCCGGCAACCTGTCGCTCGAGGGCTTCGACCTGGGCGCTCCGACCGAACAGGCGGAGACCGCCGAGCGCATGATCCGCAAGCTGCGCGCGGGCATGATGCCGCCGCCGGGCACGGATCGTCCCGCCGGCGACACCATGCAGGTCCTGGTCGAGACCCTGGAGAGCACCATGGACCGCGTGGCCGCGGCCCAGCCGAATCCGGGGCGTCGCTCCTTCCAGCGCCTCAACCGGCCCGAATACGAGCAGGCCATCGACGATCTGCTCGGCCTCGAGGTGGACGCGTCGAACTGGCTGCCCCTCGACCAGATGAGCAGCAACTTCGACAACATCGCGGACGCACAGCAGCTCTCGCCCACGCTGCTCGAGTCGTATCTGAACGCCGCGTCCGAGATCAGCCGGATGGCCCTGGGCGATCCGGGCGCTCCGTCCGCCACGATCGTCTACAAGAACTCCGAATACCTGTCGCAGCACCCGTGGGACCACGTCGAGGGGGCACCCTACGGGACGCGCGGCGGTCTGGTCGCCGAGCACGTCTTCCCGGTGGACGGGGAGTACCAGTTCGAGATCACGTTCGCGTCCGGCGACAACGCCCGCTTCGAGGACGTCGACGTCTCGGTGGACGGGGAGCGCGTGGCGCTCGTCCCGTTCTCGCAGGACGTGACGGCGGCCGACGGACGCGGCGCCCCGCCCGTGCGGACCGAGCCCGTGCTCGTGCGCACCGGTCAACATCGTGTCTCGGCCGCGTTCGTGCGGCGCTTCGAGGGCCCGTACGAGGATCTGATCCGGCCGCACGACTGGTCCATGGCGGGCGGCGGCTCCGGCGGTCCGGGCATCACCACGCTCCCGCACATCAAGAGCGTGGGGGTGGTGGGACCCCTGGCGCGGACCGGCCTCTCCGAGTCCCAGACGCGTCAACGGATCTTCTCCTGTCGTCCGACGCCGACCCTGCCCGAGGAGGCCTGCGCCCGGCAGATCGTGCAGCGTCTCGCCACCAACGCGTTCCGCCGACCCGCCACGGACGAGGACGTGGACGGGCTGATGGGCTTCTATGCGCGGGGCGCGGAGCTGGGCGGCTTCGAGATGGGCGTCCGCACCGCTCTCGAGGCGGTCCTGTCCAGCCCCTTCTTCGTGCTGCGCCTGGAGCGGCAGCCCGAGAACGTCGAAGCGGGCGCGGTCTACCGCCTGAGCGACTGGGACCTGGCCTCGCGGCTTTCGTTCTTCCTGTGGGGCGCGCCCCCGGACGCGGAGCTCGAAGCCGCTGCCGCCGCGGGACGCCTGTCGGATCCGAAGGAGCTGGAGCAGCAGGCCCGCCGGATGCTGGAGGATCCGCGGGCCGACGCGCTCGGCACACGCTTCGCGGCCCAGTGGCTCCGTCTCCAGGACCTCTCCAAGGTCCACCCCGACCCGAACTTCTACCCGAACTTCGACGAGAACCTCGCGGACCTCATGCGCGAGGAGACCGTCACGTTCTTCAACCACCTCGTCCGCGACGATCGTAGCTTCTACGACCTGTTCACCGCGGACTACACGTTCGTCAACGAACGGTTGGCGCAGCACTACGGGTTCGCGGGCGTCTCGGGCTCCGACTTCCAGCGCGTGACCTATCCTGGCAACATGCGCCGCGGCGTGTTGGGTCACGGAAGCGTCCTGGTCCTCACCTCCCTCGCCAACCGGACCTCGCCCGTGTTGCGCGGCAAATGGGTGATGGAGGTCCTGCTGGGCGCGCCGCCGCCACCCCCGCCGCCGAACGTGCCTACGCTCGAGGAGACGGAGGGGACGCAGGAAGGGCGCATGCTCACCACGCGTGAGCGCATGGAGCTCCACCGGGCCAACCCGACGTGCAACTCGTGTCACCGCATGATGGACCCGATCGGGCTGGCGCTCGACAACTTCGACGTCACGGGCAAGGCGCGCCTGCGGGAGAACGGCATGCCGCTCGACACCCGCGGCGACTTCTACGACGGCACGCCCGTGTCGACGGCCCGCGAGCTGGCGGACGCCCTGCTGAAGCGACCGCTGCCCCTGGCCCGGAGCTTCACGGAGAACCTGATGGCCTACGCCCTGGCCCGTCGGGTGGAGTACTTCGACCAACCGCGCATCCGCGAGATCGTGCGGCAGGCCGAAGCGGATGACTTCCAAATCCGATCCTTCATCCTCGGCGTCGTCACCAGCGATGCGTTCCGGATGAAGACGGCGGCTCCGGTCGCCACGGAGATGGATGGCACGGAAAGCAACGCGCACAACCCACAGGACTGA
- a CDS encoding metalloregulator ArsR/SmtB family transcription factor — protein MTDSARPQRGISPRAAELEAVWKALANPVRRTLLDVLGDGPRTTGELAERFPDLSRFAVMQHLKVLEDAELVVPRRRGRERYNYLNPVPIQQIYDRWVSRYMQPWTEALVGLRHDLESRPPDEGA, from the coding sequence ATGACCGATTCGGCCCGACCCCAACGCGGGATCTCCCCGCGGGCAGCCGAGCTGGAGGCCGTCTGGAAGGCCCTGGCCAACCCCGTGCGCCGGACGCTCCTGGACGTCCTCGGCGACGGTCCGCGGACCACCGGCGAGCTGGCCGAGCGCTTCCCCGACCTCTCCCGGTTCGCGGTGATGCAACACCTGAAGGTGCTGGAAGACGCGGAGCTGGTCGTCCCCCGCCGCCGGGGGCGCGAGCGCTACAACTATCTGAATCCCGTCCCGATCCAGCAGATCTACGATCGCTGGGTGTCGCGCTACATGCAGCCCTGGACGGAGGCGCTGGTCGGCCTCCGGCACGACCTGGAGAGCCGTCCCCCCGACGAAGGCGCCTGA
- a CDS encoding SRPBCC domain-containing protein, producing MTDAPTFPDHVLSIHIAVPVQKVWDEITKTGKIQRALYNTVLEGSLEPGSRLRFYSPDKQRVFVVGEVVEVEPPRRFAHTYWFTMWRGGGPTLVTWELEEEAGGCRVTVTHSGWAAEHEARDKTGAGWREILALLKSELETGSIPLKTRILYRVMGWFSFALPAKTTRAHADQQGW from the coding sequence ATGACCGACGCACCCACGTTCCCCGACCACGTCCTGTCCATCCACATCGCGGTGCCCGTCCAGAAGGTCTGGGACGAGATCACCAAGACGGGGAAGATCCAGAGGGCGCTCTACAACACCGTGCTGGAGGGCAGCCTGGAGCCCGGAAGCCGGCTGCGCTTCTACAGCCCCGACAAGCAGCGGGTCTTCGTGGTGGGCGAGGTCGTGGAGGTGGAGCCACCCCGGCGCTTCGCCCACACCTACTGGTTCACCATGTGGCGGGGGGGCGGACCCACCCTGGTCACCTGGGAGCTGGAGGAGGAGGCCGGAGGGTGCCGGGTCACGGTGACCCACTCCGGGTGGGCCGCCGAGCACGAGGCTCGCGACAAGACCGGAGCCGGCTGGAGGGAGATCCTGGCGCTGCTCAAGTCCGAGCTGGAGACGGGAAGCATCCCCCTCAAGACGCGCATCCTCTACCGCGTCATGGGCTGGTTCTCGTTCGCGCTGCCCGCCAAGACGACGCGGGCCCACGCCGACCAGCAGGGCTGGTAG
- a CDS encoding DUF4287 domain-containing protein produces MATPEEQAATMIANLPEKTGKSLQQWMALLPRTGLEKHGELVGWLKKEHGVGHGFANLIVHEYRKGNTAGDAEPDLVEAQYQGKEALRPIYDRIAEVVRGLGPDVELAPKKTYVSLRRSKQFGLVQPSTRSRVDLGLNLKDHPAEGRLEASGSFNAMVSHRVRLESASDVDADVERWLRAAYEQS; encoded by the coding sequence ATGGCGACGCCCGAAGAACAGGCTGCGACGATGATCGCAAACCTTCCGGAGAAGACCGGAAAGAGCCTGCAACAATGGATGGCCCTGCTCCCCCGAACCGGCCTGGAGAAGCACGGCGAGCTGGTGGGCTGGCTCAAGAAGGAACATGGCGTCGGGCACGGCTTCGCCAACCTGATCGTGCACGAGTACCGGAAGGGAAACACGGCAGGCGACGCCGAGCCCGACCTGGTGGAAGCCCAGTATCAGGGCAAAGAGGCTCTGCGACCGATCTACGACCGGATCGCCGAGGTGGTCCGGGGCTTGGGGCCCGACGTGGAGCTGGCCCCCAAGAAGACCTATGTGAGCCTGCGGCGCTCGAAGCAGTTCGGTCTGGTGCAGCCCTCCACCCGCAGCCGCGTGGATCTGGGTCTCAATCTGAAGGATCACCCCGCAGAGGGGCGCTTGGAGGCTTCGGGCTCCTTCAATGCCATGGTCTCCCACCGTGTGCGTCTCGAGTCCGCATCCGACGTCGACGCCGACGTGGAGCGATGGCTTCGCGCAGCGTACGAGCAATCATGA
- a CDS encoding peptidylprolyl isomerase: MAQAKKGDVVHVHYTGRLQDGTVFDSSQQRDPLQFQVGAGQVIPGFESAVEGMEEGETRTATIEALNAYGPRNEDMMLTVPREQLPDGLEPEVGASLQVSTTEGQVYPVRIAELQEQTVVLDANHPLAGEDLTFDIELVRIG, encoded by the coding sequence ATGGCGCAAGCGAAGAAGGGCGACGTCGTGCACGTGCACTACACGGGTCGTCTGCAGGACGGCACCGTGTTCGACTCGTCCCAGCAACGTGACCCGCTCCAGTTCCAGGTCGGCGCCGGCCAGGTCATCCCGGGCTTCGAGAGCGCCGTCGAGGGGATGGAGGAGGGAGAGACCCGTACGGCGACGATCGAGGCGCTCAACGCCTACGGTCCGCGGAACGAGGACATGATGCTGACGGTTCCGCGGGAGCAGTTGCCCGATGGGTTGGAGCCGGAGGTGGGCGCCTCGCTTCAGGTTTCCACGACGGAGGGGCAGGTCTACCCGGTCCGCATCGCGGAGCTGCAGGAGCAGACGGTGGTGCTCGACGCCAACCATCCGCTGGCGGGAGAGGATCTCACCTTCGACATCGAGCTGGTCCGCATCGGCTGA